The Gossypium hirsutum isolate 1008001.06 chromosome D02, Gossypium_hirsutum_v2.1, whole genome shotgun sequence region CAAAATTTCAGCTAATCTTGTGACTTCTAGTCAAGCATAATTGCTGGAAGGAATATTGTTCATTGTTCATATTGTGATTTCTTGTACAGGAGGGGAAGCCCCAAAGGGATTCTAAGCAGATCAAACCCTAAATCTGACCTTATAGTTTAAGCCCACAGGTAAGTTTGTTTTGAGTTGGATTAACTTGATAAAAGTCAATtcggattttaaaattttgtgtcaTTTTCGTTTGGATCAATTTTCAATTCATGTTGTTGAGGGTTTTGAGTGTTTCCAATTTGAGTTGTTTTAAGTTTTGAGTTTAATCATTTAGATTTCTAGTTTTTCGAATTGTGTCATTACAAATTCAAATCAAGTTCTAGTTATTATAAGTTTGGATTTATTTTGATAGGTAGCCTTGAGTTTAgttagttgatttttttaatattaattaaattaagattaCTATTAATTAAATCGAAGTGGTATTCAAGTTAAATCCTCtataattttgagttaattttattgatttattagtataattttgagttaattttattgatttattagtATAAAATCAAATTTGATTGGATTTGAATTTATATTCATCATGTCGGGTTTCATATTTGGGTCAAATTGGATGAGGCAATTGCCTCTTCATTTGAAACTAGTCTAGTTCTATATTCCTcagccaaaagaaaaaaaaaaactaataaaacaattttggcgGACAAAATCAAAGACACCAAATATTATTTTCCTGACCCACAAGGCCcaaaaaccacaaaaaaaaaaatcaaaatggatGGCGTTTCTTATCCCAAAATCTCCCATCCTCAAGATTACACTCACTGTGGACCATGCTTATGCCACTTCACATTTCCTTCTCCAACTCTCCAAACTCACTTCCCTTCCACCAGTCTCTCAAACATGGAAACTCTCCTCTTAAACCAAACTCTATGCCGTCTCGACCTTTCACCTAAACCAAAACGCCCACTGTGTATTGCTCCTCAGATCTTCCACTTCAAACCCAACAAAAGCTTTGCCCTCTTTGCTGTCCAAAACCAAGAAAGGGACTTCCAAGAAACAGGGAACACACTCCAAGCGGACGTCAGCGATGAATCCTATGGTGAAGTCAGTAAAATCATCGGCAGCAGAGCAGTCCCCGGCGGGAAAGCCATGGAGTATTTAATAGAATGGAAAGATGGTCACGCTCCTTCATGGGTTCCACAAGATTTTATAGCTAAAGATGTGGTGGCGGAATACGAAACCCCATGGTGGACAGCGGCCAAAAAAGCCGACGACAAGGCGTTGGCTGAATTTTTAGCAGTGGAGGATGATTGGCGCGACGTGGATGCTGTAGACCCAGATGGTAGAACAGCTCTTCTGTTCGTATCCGGTCTTGGGTCAGAACCGTGTGTTAAGGTCTTAGCTGACGCCGGAGCTGATATTAACCACCGTGATAACGCCGGTGGGTTAACAGCTCTTCATATGGCAGCCGGGTATATAAAACCCGGTGTAGCTAAACTGTTGTTGGATTTCGGGGCGGATCCCGAAATCGAAGACGACAGAGGTTTAACACCTTTAGCTTTAGCTAAAGAGATTCTAAAAGTAACACCGAAAGGAAATCCAATGCAGTTCGCTAGAAGATTGGGGCTTGAAAGTGTGACAAAAACATTAGAGGAATCGATATTTGAATACGCTGAGGTTGAAGAAATAATGGAGAAGAGAGGGAAAGGTGAGAACTTGGAGTACTTGGTGAAATGGAAAGATGGTGGTGATAATGAATGGGTTAAAGCTAAGTTTGTGGCGGAGGATTTGGTGGCGGATTTCGAGGCGGGGTTGGAGTACGCGGTGGCGGAAGGGGTGGTGGGGAAGAGGATGGGGGATGATGGGAAGAATGAGTATTTGGTTAAATGGATTGATATGGAACAacctacatgggagcctgaggagAATGTGGATCCTGAATTGATAAAGGAATTTGATGATGCAAGTCAAGGGAATGGTGGGGTTGTGAAGAACAATGGGGAATCAAGTgatgtttcatgaaaatttctcatCATATAGTGTTTATATAgcatttttgtgtttgtaatttttgtttttgtcaaTGAGGAGGTTTATTATGTGTTGATTGGAAGTGTAAAAGTTAAAAACTTTGATCACTTGAGCTTAAAATGATTAATTGCATTAGTTCTTACCAAAAAATGGTGACAAcatttgaaatattataattTGGTCTAGCATCAcgaatgataaaattaaagtttaaatctTCAACTCTGGGCTGTTAGTAAGTGTTATTTTGTACATCCTTCTTTGATCATGATGTAGTTTACATCCTGTGTTCTTATTGTATCGATGGTTTATATTTGACGAGTTTAAGAGAAGAAAGTAATATTTATATAATCGGTACGTGTCAAATATAAATTctctttatatttaaaatttaatttgatttatgttttgattttcgGTTTCATTTTGTAGAATTGCGATGTGCTTGTACTATATACGAGTTTTGTTCAAATTATTTTTGATTTTGTCCAATTATTTTTGATTCTTTATATGTTGTGTTGTATTGGTTTGATTTTACATTATAATTGTTTGAAtgtatatttgtatttataaacATACTTATTGGGAGGGTTTGACTTTTTTGAATAAGTTTTTGAAGTGTCATCTATTGGGCAGCTAGTCAGGCCCTCGATAATGTTAGGTATTGTTTTACGGTGGAGATTTTGTCCCACGTATTTTGTTGAGAGCTAGTTAAGATTCAGAAATTTTTAGGAGAACCagaattgaatttaatttaattttttgtgcggtgaaagtataattttatcttgtATTCACttatgatttcatcatttaaatagaatttttttatttttagggagtttaaaatgtaattttactacaTAATAActtctaattttatcatttattagggacaaaaataatttttccatttGAGGGGCCAAAGCTCTTGCTTGTCCCTCTAAATTCGCTCTTAAAGCTATCATGTATTAAAAGACTTGATTTACAGTATTATGAACATCTCGATTGATGAAGATATAATTTATAAGATCtataaaataaatgttaatattgtacataataataatagttatataaattatttaaccTACACACGAAAGAAAAAGACTCGAACTATCAACTTAAAACTTACACTTGTAATTATGGTACCACTTGTGTTACGTGGTCCATATCTAAACTCAAGATGGCTTTTGGAGAAACAAAATGACTTACTAAATAGAAGAGGTTTTAGATTGTGCGAGGTTGGCGGTTGTGAAAAATGGGTGATGGGTTGACTCGTCGAATTAATTGCTCAGGTTAATAAGTCTTAAAGCTCTTAGTTACCATTCTTTTTTATTGGCTTTATTGGACACTATGATGGTGAAGATATTTTTGTTTTCGTCTCTAGAGTTTTAAGAAAGGTGACTCATggttaatgatttttaaattagatTGATAGTTAAATCAGTCGTAATTTATTGGTTTGATCTTCGATCAGTTAGATTGAttcaattaaatgattttaaaaatttaatttaatgtccgattcaattaattttttatttaatttaatttatcgaTTCTGATTCTTAAATCCTACTGTTCAAAGCTTCTATTTAGATGAATATCTAATTAATTTTCGATTTCATCAATCCAATCAACTTACCCTATCCGATTAAAGAAGATTGTTAATGTGTTTGCGGTTTCTTTGGTTTTGTACCCTTTATTTGTTTGATTGTTTGGTTGTCTTTCCATGACTTAAGAATGCCcgttatttgattaaaaaaattaataatattttccattttttctcattatttccatttttaaagagaaatattatagaaaagaaaaacagagaCAGAAATGGAACTATTCCTGTACGTCTCGTGACTCGAGAAACAATTTAGAAACTCGAAAAACCTCAATAACACAAACAAGGCAACAATTCCTTCACTCTTCTCTTCCCCTTTTTGCtcagcaaaaaaaagaaaaagtcccAAACTTGATTTCAAAACCCATAAACTTCAATCTTACTGTTGATCTTAGAGCATTAAACCCACAAAAATGCATGCAAAAACTGATTCAGAAGCGACGAGTATCGACACTTCATGGCCACCAAGGTCACCACCACGAAGGCCGGTTTACTATGTTCAGAGTCCTTCAAACCACGACGTTGAGAAAATGTCGTATGGGTCGAGCCCAACTGGTTCACCAACTCACCAGTATTACCATTGCTCCCCTATTCACCATTCCAGGGAGTCTTCCACGTCGAGATTCTCGGCTTCTCTTAAGAACCCGAGGAGTCTTTCGGGTTGGAAGCATGTCAAGGTTGGTCACGGCGGCGATGATGTGGAAGACGACGACGACGATGGTGGTGAAATGGACGGTCGTGATGAATGCAAAGCTAATAACTTCAGGCTTTatatttgtcttgttttgttgttttccttgcTGTTTACGGTTTTCTCTTTGATCTTGTGGGGTGCTAGTAAGAGTTACAAGCCTAAAATCTTCATTAAGGTCAGTGTTTTTTTCCTCTCCGCAAATTTGGTTCTTTTGCGTCTCAGTTGCGAGTCAACTCAGTGACTCATTTCACGAGTCCCCAAACCCCCTTTTTTAATATAGTATTGTTAATTGTGTAAATTATGATGTGTGCAGCACATTGTGTTCGAGAGCATCTATTACCAGGCAGGAAATGATCAATCAGGGGTGCCAACTGATATGATTTCACTGAATTCAACGGTTCTGATTTCATATAGAAATCCAGCTACTTTCTATGCCGTCCATGTTGCCTCTACTCCATGGGAGCTTCACCATTTTCAGCTCAAAATTGCCTCTGGACAGGTTCCTGTATAACCTTTTTTTTTGCCTTTTGTTTTCTGGTCTTTGTTTCATGGTTTCAATTAGTAGTAAAAAATATGGGTTAAAAATGGAGCATTTGGTGTTAGCTGTTAGCACTTAGCAGCCTAGGGAAGTGGGAAAGCTTTAGTATGGGAAAATACTACACCTAACATAGTTCAATGGGGGTCCCCCACAAATGAAACCTGAAAGTGAAACCTTATGATTATATAGCCGTTTGCTTTGCAAGCTTTATCAATGTGCCTTTTGGTACAAGACATTAGTATGTTGTTTGCTGTTTAGCTGTCTTTTTTTCCGGGATTGGGGACAGAACATAGTTCAAAACTTAGCCTCTGGTATACCTATGCAAGAATGTTACAAAGTTTTAAAAACTGAGGGTCTTGCCACTTGTAAGGCTTGATTAAAAGATTTTTGGTTTGGCTAATGGCTACTGTATTGGTGTTTATATATACTCAGGGTGTATTTGGCTTTAGCATAGTTTTTGGCTGTCCTAAAGCATTTTTTGACAGCAAAAGCGATgttaataaaaactttttttcCATTAAACTGGTCGGCAATGTTGTCAAGGGTGCAAGGCGTATTATAGGTGCTAGAACCTTTTATTGCCTCTGGTGCAAGGTGCAAAAAGGCACTAGCCTGAGGTAAAGCGCAATAGGTATGTATGAGTTTTTGCAAGTCTGTgtgtatatgtaatatataaatctTAAGAGATATTACTAAACTCTAAAGTTTGGTCTAGTTTATCTACAAAACATTCAATGTTTTTATTGGTCGATATGCATGATTTCTTATGGTCAATGTCTGTTATTGAACTCTCAATGTTGAGAGTTGGGAGTCTGATATGATCCCTTTCTTACTAGTCAAGGtgtataaaatgaaaatgaaaaatattaaagggAAATTCAATCAAGTGGGCTTTCTTTATGCCTATCGCCTTACAAAAAAGCATGCCTATGTGCAGGCCTTGACAACACTTCTGGTTGGTAGATACTTTTCAATAATGCTTTTCAATTGTATTTTCCGAAAGCACTTTTCAATAGCAACAACAATGCTAAACTAGCGCtcgattttctttctttttacccAATTGGATTGTCATCGAAGATGAAAAGTTGGTTTTTtcattgcaaaagaaaaagatgcaTGGTGTTGAACATAATGGTTTGTGTTTATCTGATATAAGCTCTGCTATTCAATATATGAAATAGATGAAGAAGTTTACACAATCAAGGAAAAGTGGGAGGAAAGTGGTGACAATTGTGAAAGGGTATCAAGTTCCATTATATGGTGGGATACCTGTTCTTGCAAACACAGGAGAGCACAAAGAAAGCATAGCAGTGCCACTGAACCTGACATTTGTAATGAGGTCAGGGGGTTACATTTTGGGCAGATTGGTGAAGACCAAGTTTTACGGGAAAATCAGATGCATTGTTACTCTCAAGGGAAATAAGCTTGGGAAGCCCCTTAATTTGACAGATTCATGTATTTATCAGTGAATtctctcctcttttctttatagTTTTAGGGTATCTGATATGACTGATCTTGATTTATTAACATAGTTTACTTTTTGGAACCTTCATTTCCCAATGGTTGAAATCTGAGTTAGTGTTCATTGATGGTTTGAGATTTGGTGGTGGAATATGTTTAGTAAGCTCCATTTTTTCTGCAAGTTGATATTTTCAGGTTTTTCATGGTTGCCGGACATGTTGGATTGGAAATTAGTTGGGGTACTGGTACGGAAGAGGGATTAGATCGGTTGAACTGCCAATCGAGAACTGGTAAAATGTTTTTGGGCTAAAATTCTTGGCCTAAATTGGAAAAAACCCAACCCTAAACCATTAACCAACCGGCCGAAATGCAACCCAACTTCCaaaaaaatgaatggaaaatgAAAAACCTTAAACCTGCAAACAGATTGTGAACCGGTAAAATGTTTTTGGGTCAAAATTCTTGGCCCAAACGGGCAAAGTTTCTCAACTCTAAGCCACCAACTAATTGGGCCAGATGCAGcctaaattcaaaaaaatgaataaaaaaaatactcaatgggtaaaaacatttttttaataatttcatttttttatctgattctttttgatataatatttcCTAAAcattaaataggaagataatgagCTTCAGCATGTTCGAATTTGCATTCTCTTGTACTAACAACAATAATCATGCCAATCGAGCTTAGACTTAATCAACATGAATAAAAGCAACATTAAATTCACTAGtcaatccaattttttttaaaaaaaaaactagatgaTTAAAACCCCTCCTTAAATCTACtaaaatattattgttatttaaatgtattcatgtttatttaaatttttttctgaacatttaagactttttttttcgatttttctccgtttttccttttttttttttcaattaaaatctgATCGGCTCTTGACTACTTCTGATTTTTTCTATATATTATGGACAAAACATTCAATTGCTTTATTAGTTAATAATTACCGAGGATCGAAGAAGCTAACTTCAACACCTGTATCAATAATAACATAAATCCCAGCTGCCACTAAAACCCCACTTAGAGCCATCCCTAAGAGACCCAACACCCAATTTAGGCACCAAATTGGTGTAAAAGCCTTAGGTTTTTTAACCTTAAGCCACATGAAACATGGATAAGCTAAGGTGACTGGTAATGCTATGCCACCAACTAGACCAGCCAAGCTTGCTAAGAATGGGATTGCCACCGCCACGAAGAAGCATCCGTACCCGAACATTGCTCGAAGAATTGCTCGGAACCACCATGGCAAtgccttcttcttctttttaacaTATACGGATTCCATGTCGTCGAAAGTTGGCATGCCGTAGATTTGGAATGAGCTTAGCGCGTTGATTATGACGAATAAACTTGTTAGTCCTAGGATGAATTGGGAGGTGTCTTTGCCATGGAATACAAACAAGGCTGTTAGCATGCCCCCGTTTTCCGGAATCTGTTCAATGATGAATAAACGTTTTAAAATTGATTGCATGAAGAAATCCGAAATTAAATTCGAAGATATATAGTACCCTTTGACCATAAGCCCAATAGCCTCCGATTGCAAGAGGGAATAAGCACATTGCAACGAGTGCGTACGCAATCTTGACTCCCTTCCACATCGAGACTGACGAGGGATGTTTCTCGTCGGACGGCATTGTTGCCTGCAAAAGAAACAACATCTGCTTAAAAAATTTGGCCAATTTTAATTgctaatttaatcatatttttcatATGTGAAGTTACTTGGATCTCAAGTATGAGATTGTGGCCTCTGAAAGCAAAAGAAACGATCCCAAATGTGTTGAAAACATCGAAAATGCGAGTGACTTCGGTGCTTCCTCGTACTGGATTGTACGATACACCTTCTGTTCTTCCCTCAATAACTGAGACAACCCAAATCAGGGTACAGTACCCGAAAGCTGTGATGGCTCCGATTAGTGACACCCCGGCTATCGAGTTCAAGTTAGGCAGCTGAGATAGAAGGACCGCAGCTGAAGTGAATATCAAGAACCATTCCACGATGGTTGGTGGCTGAGCGGTGCACGTTCCGCCACATATGACATCGAAGAACATCTTACAAGTTTGGCCCC contains the following coding sequences:
- the LOC107908633 gene encoding uncharacterized protein; amino-acid sequence: MHAKTDSEATSIDTSWPPRSPPRRPVYYVQSPSNHDVEKMSYGSSPTGSPTHQYYHCSPIHHSRESSTSRFSASLKNPRSLSGWKHVKVGHGGDDVEDDDDDGGEMDGRDECKANNFRLYICLVLLFSLLFTVFSLILWGASKSYKPKIFIKHIVFESIYYQAGNDQSGVPTDMISLNSTVLISYRNPATFYAVHVASTPWELHHFQLKIASGQMKKFTQSRKSGRKVVTIVKGYQVPLYGGIPVLANTGEHKESIAVPLNLTFVMRSGGYILGRLVKTKFYGKIRCIVTLKGNKLGKPLNLTDSCIYQ
- the LOC107908154 gene encoding lysine histidine transporter-like 8, with translation MGGVNEIGSNKAVSVATTPPISAPHSQFHSPSLSRSPLLASDDHIQPANKTPRISTPRFVTPLGSPIRRALQLTRLDPHDAWLPITESRNGNAYYAAFHTLCSGIGIQALVLPVAFTILGWTWGIITLTLAFIWQLYTLYLLVQLHESTETGMRYSRYMQLCSATFGEKLAKWLALFPIMYLSGGTCVALIIIGGQTCKMFFDVICGGTCTAQPPTIVEWFLIFTSAAVLLSQLPNLNSIAGVSLIGAITAFGYCTLIWVVSVIEGRTEGVSYNPVRGSTEVTRIFDVFNTFGIVSFAFRGHNLILEIQATMPSDEKHPSSVSMWKGVKIAYALVAMCLFPLAIGGYWAYGQRIPENGGMLTALFVFHGKDTSQFILGLTSLFVIINALSSFQIYGMPTFDDMESVYVKKKKKALPWWFRAILRAMFGYGCFFVAVAIPFLASLAGLVGGIALPVTLAYPCFMWLKVKKPKAFTPIWCLNWVLGLLGMALSGVLVAAGIYVIIDTGVEVSFFDPR
- the LOC107908634 gene encoding signal recognition particle 43 kDa protein, chloroplastic, whose product is MDGVSYPKISHPQDYTHCGPCLCHFTFPSPTLQTHFPSTSLSNMETLLLNQTLCRLDLSPKPKRPLCIAPQIFHFKPNKSFALFAVQNQERDFQETGNTLQADVSDESYGEVSKIIGSRAVPGGKAMEYLIEWKDGHAPSWVPQDFIAKDVVAEYETPWWTAAKKADDKALAEFLAVEDDWRDVDAVDPDGRTALLFVSGLGSEPCVKVLADAGADINHRDNAGGLTALHMAAGYIKPGVAKLLLDFGADPEIEDDRGLTPLALAKEILKVTPKGNPMQFARRLGLESVTKTLEESIFEYAEVEEIMEKRGKGENLEYLVKWKDGGDNEWVKAKFVAEDLVADFEAGLEYAVAEGVVGKRMGDDGKNEYLVKWIDMEQPTWEPEENVDPELIKEFDDASQGNGGVVKNNGESSDVS